From Aedes albopictus strain Foshan chromosome 1, AalbF5, whole genome shotgun sequence, one genomic window encodes:
- the LOC115269314 gene encoding sodium/calcium exchanger 1-like, with protein MHFLTLFWKIIFAFIPPTDMAGGYLCFVISILCIGVVTAIIGDVASHFGCTLGIKDSVTAIIFVALGTSIPDTFASKVAAIQDKYADASVGNVTGSNAVNVFLGIGVAWTIAAVYHACHGRSFDVDPGTLAFSVTLFCTEAFVAIIVLVMRRNPKIGGELGGPRKPKYLTAVFFFSLWIIYLLMSSLEAYGIIKGF; from the exons ACATGGCCGGCGGTTACCTGTGCTTCGTGATTTCCATCCTGTGCATCGGCGTCGTGACGGCCATCATCGGCGATGTGGCGTCGCACTTTGGCTGCACGCTCGGCATCAAGGATTCAGTCACTGCCATTATCTTCGTCGCGCTGGGAACGAGTATACCGG ATACGTTCGCCAGTAAGGTGGCTGCCATTCAGGACAAGTACGCCGATGCCAGTGTGGGTAACGTCACCGGCAGTAACGCCGTCAACGTGTTCCTCGGCATTGGCGTGGCCTGGACCATTGCCGCGGTGTACCATGCCTGCCATGGGCGGTCCTTCGACGTGGATCCCGGAAC CTTGGCCTTCTCGGTGACCCTGTTCTGTACGGAGGCCTTCGTCGCCATCATCGTGCTGGTGATGCGCCGAAATCCCAAGATCGGCGGCGAGCTGGGCGGTCCCCGGAAACCCAAGTACCTGACCGCGGTCTTCTTCTTCTCGCTGTGGATCATCTACCTGTTGATGAGCAGTTTAGAGGCGTACGGTATCATCAAGGGCTTCTAA